GTCGTGCGTCACCATGCAGATGGTTGCGCCTTCGCGGTGCAGGCTTTGCAGCAGGTCCATCACGGCTTCGCCATTGCGTGAATCCAGGTTTCCGGTGGGCTCGTCCGCCAGTAGGATGCTGGGCGATCCGCCCAATGCGCGGGCCACGGCAACACGCTGCTGTTGACCGCCAGAGAGCTGTGACGGATAGTGGCGCATGCGGTGCGCCATGCCCACTTTCTCCAGCGCTTCCTGCACGCGCTTTTTGCGTTCAGGAGACGACATGGAGCGGTACGTCAGCGGCAGTTCTACGTTTTCATACACCGTGAGATCGCCAATCAGGTTGAAGCTTTGGAAAATGAAGCCGATTTCCTGATTGCGAATGCGGGCGCGATCAGAGAAATCCAGTCCCTGCACAGGACGGTTGTTCAGGATGTAAGAACCATCCGTGGGCGAATCCAGGAGGCCAATAATGGAGAGCAGGGTCGATTTGCCGCAGCCTGAAGGACCGGCAATGGCGACATACTCGCCTTTCTTAATGTCCAGATGGATGCCGGAGAGCGCATGCGTCTCAACTTCATCGGTGTAGAAAATTTTGGTTACGTTTTCCAGGTTGATTAAAGTTTGTCCGCTGCTTGCCACGTTTATGTTCTCCTCGCAAAGTATTGATGGGTCTTCCGCTGCTGCTTATTTTTCCAGCTTGATTCGATCCTGATTGTCGTAACGGGACATGTCGGAAAGGATTACTTTATCACCTTCCTTCAGCCCGCCCACAATCTCAATTGTATTCACGGAACTGCGCCCCAATTCCACTTTCACTCTGGTCGCGGTCTTCTCGTCCGGATCAAGTTTGAACATTCCTACTGTACTCTTTTCCTGCCCAAAAGCCGGCCGGCCCACATAGAGTACATTTTCCAGCTTTTCCTGCGTGATCGTTCCATCCACGCTCAAGTCCGGACGGGCGCCTTTTGGCGGTGGACCATCCAGCTTCACATCGACTGTAACCGTGCCCGCCTGTACCGCAGGATCAATGCGTGAAACCGTGCCGTCAACCACGCCGTTGTGGGTATCAATCTCTGCCTTCTGGCCGATAATGATGTCCTTGGCCTGCGTTTCAGGAATCTTCAACTCCGCCTGAAGGTGTTCCGGCTGCACCACTTTTGCCAGGATCGTTCCCTGCGTCGCTCGCTGTCCAACTTGTACAGGTACTTCCTGCAAGACACCGGGAATGCCGGCGCGGACTTTCAACGCGTCTTTCTGCCGATGCTTCAATTGCGCCAGCGCCTTTTTCTGGTCGATGGTCGCCTGTTGCACTGCCAGTTGCGTCTCAATGGCCTTGGTGCTTTCGGCAATCCGGTCCTGTTCAATCTTGTAGCGCGTGGCCAGCTCTTTTTCCTTGCTCAAAGAAGCCTTTAAGACTGAATCAGAAACTACGCCAATCTTTTTCAGTTCCCTGTTCTGGTCGGCATCGCGCTTGGCATTTTCGTAGTCTGCCTCAACCGTCGCGGCGCCAGAGCGCAGACTTGCCAGATCGCTATCGATCTTTGCCTTGGTATTGTGATATTCAGCTTCGGCCGAGCGTAAATCCAGGTCCGCATTCAGGGCTTCCTGCTCCACTTGAGGATTTGAAAGCTCCATGATGACCGAATCTGCCTTTACCGGCGTGCCAGGCAGGATCACAATCCGTTCCACGCGAACGTCTGTCTCCGCTGGAATCAGACGGACATCGTCCGGAATTGGCACTAATGATCCCAGGCCTCGGACCTGCCGCAGCATTGAGCCGCGTTTCACCGTGTCCGGCCAAATCGTTCCAGCATCAACGCCCTGCAGGGCTGGCTTGAGTCTGGAAACACCTAACGTAGCGCCCAGAATCGCAATCACGGCCACCACGATCATGGCCCCCTGCTTCTGGCGCTTTCTCTTCTTCACCGATTCGTCGCGTACTATATCCATTGCACTAATAGTGTATGCACAGGCAATGCCAAAATCCATGTCAGACGTAAGCTATTGAAATAAAAGCCACAACTTCAGTCTTCCAGAATCATCCTGGCGCCTGGACTGTTCATTCCTGCAAACTAACTGTCCGGAAACGCACAGTTGAGGTCTTCGGCCAAAACACCGAACATCCTTATATTATATAGACCACGCCATTTTCCTTTGGTTATGGAAAAAAACACCTCTCGCCCCCGGATCTTCTCCACTGATCAATATAAGATTACGCTTCCTGAAGGTCATAAGTTCCCAGTTTTAAAGTACGGTATGCTCCGCCAGATGGTTGAGAAGGAAGGTCTTTTCCAGCTGGAGCAATCGCCCCTGGCCGATCCTGAAACCGTATCCCTGGCTCATGATCCGGATTACGTCACTCAGTTTACCGCCGGCACTCTGCCGCCGGCAGCCATGCGGCGCATTGGCCTTCCCTGGTCAGAAGTCTTTGTAAACCGTGCATTGGCATCTGTGGGAGGGACCGTCAGCGCATCTCTTTCCGCTCTGGAACACGGTTGGGGAGCCACGCTGGGCGGAGGAACACACCACGCCTTCCGCTCTGAAGGCGCGGGATTCTGTGTGTTCAATGACATTGCTGTCGCCATTCAGTTGCTGAGAAAGCGTGGCCTTATTCGTCGCGCTTCCGTTATCGATCTTGATGTTCATCAGGGTGACGGCACGGCAGAGATCTTTCAGGATGATCCTGATGTCTTTACGCTCTCCATCCACGGTGAAAGCAATTTCCCTTTTCGCAAGAAAAAGAGCCGCCTTGATGTGCCCTTGCCCGATGGAGTTGAAGACGCTGCTTATCTTCGCCACCTTGATGAAGTTCTTCCCGCCGCTTTTGGCTTTAAACCGGACATCGTCTTCTATCAGTCGGGCGTCGATCCTCTTGCGTCCGATGTTCTTGGCCGCCTCTCACTCACGCACGAAGGACTGATCGCGCGCGACCGTAGAGTTTTTTCCGCTGCGCTCAGTTTCGGCGCGCCGTTTGTTCTTACTTCCGGCGGAGGCTATTCGCGACCCATTGAACGCAGCGCTGTGGCGCATGCCAACACCTATCGCACGGCGTGGGAGATGTTTAGCCCGACGCTCAAGTAACTTCTCTCACACATCTGAGTATTTATAACTAGACTGCAATAGGCAGACGCCCTGACAATTCCATTGGTCACCGAATGGAGACAACATGCGGACGAAAATAGCCCTGCTGTTCCTGGCAATCATTTGCCTTGGCAATCAAGACTTGCTCGCTCAACCATCGGCCATGGCGTCTCCCACTCTGGCACTTTCAATGCCCGTTGTCTCACAAAGCGCACCCTCAGACAGCCACAGTATTGTCGGAGACTGGAACGGTGAACTCGATGTCCAGGGACAAAAACTTCGTCTCGTCCTTCACTTCAAAAAGAATTCAGATGGCAAGCTACTTGGGGCAATTGACAGTCTCGATCAGGGTGCGAACGGAATTCCTGTCTCTTCTGTGGATCAGACAGGCGACAACGTAAGGCTCGATCTTGCCGGAATTGCCGCTGGCTATGAAGGGAAGCTCAATTCCGAGCGCACGGAGATCACTGGCGAATGGAAGCAGGGCGGTAATGCCTTGCCGCTGATCTTCAAGCGCGCTGGCGATAAGACCGCTGATCAGAAGACACCCAAGGGACTGCCTGCCACATTGGCGGGCTTTGAAGACCAGGCGAATTTCTCTTTGGTGGTGAATGAGGAGCACCTGGGCTCCATGCAAAGCACATGGAAAAAAGACGGCAGCTTTGAGAGCCATGCCGCTATTAGCCTGGCCGGTCAAAAAGCGGAAGTAACAACGCGAATCGTCCCTGAGGCAGATGGCCGCTGGAAGACAATTACATTGGAATCGGCGGTCGGCACGATCATGCTGAAGCGTGAAGGCAGTTCGGTCACCCGGACGTTCAAAGACAAGACCACCACCTTGGAGACGCGCGAAGGCGTCGTGATCTTTGAAAATAATTCTCCCGCGCTGGTGAGCCAGGCAATTCGCGCGTATGACCGATCTAAAGGTGGCACGCAGAAGCTTCCTTTGCTTGTTTTACCCGGTAAAGACGTTGAGGTTACGCTGGAAGCAAAGGAAACGGCAGAACATGCCATCGCCGGCAAAGACCTTACCCTCACAAAATTTCTCTATGGCCTTCCTGGCCTCGACCTTTTTGTATGGGCGGACAGCGCCGCCAAAGTTTATTTGATCGAGGTGCCGGCGCAGAAGGCTGCATTCGTTCGCGAAGGTTACGAGGCATTGCGCAAGGCTGAGGCCGCCGACCCTTCCCTCTCCGCCGCAAAGTATGAAGTCGCTATTGACCGGAGCGTGGCCGTGCCAATGCGTGACGGCGTCAAGCTGGTGGCAGATATTTATCGTCCGCAGGGTTTGGAGAAAGCTCCGATCATTTTGGTACGCACGCCTTACAAAAAAGAAATGGCTGAACTGCAGGCACGCTTTTATGCCCGGCGCGGCTACATTTACGCGGTGCAGGATTGCCGCGGCCGCTTCGGTTCCGGCGGCGTTTGGGAGCCTTTTGTCAATGAGGCAAAGGACGGGTATGACACGATTGAATGGCTGGCAAAGCAGCCATTCTCTGACGGCAAAGTTGGAATGATTGGAGGGTCCTATCTCGGGTGGGTGCAGTGGTGGGCCGCCAGCGAGCATCCGCCGCATCTGGTAACCATGATCCCAAACGTCGCTCCTCCAGATCCGTTCTATAACGTTCCTTATGAGTACGGCGCATTTTTTCTTGAAGGAGCAATCTGGTGGGCGGACATACTGGAGAGCGGAGCAACTGCCGACATCTCCGGAGTTGCCATGAGCAAGATTGGTGAAAAGAAATATTCCAAACTGCTGCGCGCCCTGCCTGTGATCGATCTCGACAAGTCCGTCTTGGGAAAGGAAAATCCCTATTGGCGCAAATGGATTCAGCATCCGAACAACGACGAATACTGGAAGCCCGCTAACTTTCTTGACCGGCTCAAGGATGTGAACATTCCTGTGTTTCATCAATCAGGCTGGTTTGATGGCGACGGAATCGGAACAAAGCTGAACTATTTGAAGATGGAGAGCTACAAGCATCCCAGCCAGAAATTGACGATCGGTCCGTGGGGACACACGGACACGGCGGGGCGCATGATCGGCGAGCGCGATTTCGGCGAGAAAGCCATCATCGATCTGCAGCGAGATTACCTGCGCTGGTTCGATCACTGGCTCAAAGGCGTTGACAACGGGATCGAAAAAGAACCGCTGGTCAGCCTCTTTGTGATGGGTTCAAATAAATGGTTGCACGGCCAGACATATCCGTTGGAGGTAACCAAGCCGCAGAAACTTTATCTTTCGAGCAGCGGCAATGCCAATACCGCAAAGGGTGACGGCCGCCTTTCTTTTGAGGCGCCGGCAGCCAACGCAAAGCCGGATCACTTCGCCTACGATCCCGGCGATCCAACTCCGGATCCGCGGGCCTATGAAGAGTCCAAGGATGACGCCAAGAAGACCCGCTCCGTTGACGAACGCAAGAAAGAAGCGCAGGGCTATCATCAGAAGACGATTGATGAGCGCAAAGACATTCTTGTATATGTAACCGCCCCTCTCACCAAACCACTCACCTTTGCCGGGCCGATATCCGCTGTGCTGTATGCCGCCTCGTCGGCGCAAGATACAGATTGGTTCATTAGCATGTCTGAGGTAGATAAAGATGGCAAGATTTTTCCGCTCGGCATCGGCAAGATCAGGGCTCGTTTCCGCAAATCAATGTCCGCGCCGCAGTTGCTTAAACCGGGTGAAGTAAACGAATACACTCTCGATCTTTGGCACACTGGAATCACCATATCGGAAGGGTCACGTCTGAGGATTGAAGTGTCCAGCGCATTGTTTCCGTTCTTCTCACGCAACCTGAATACTGGCGGGCACAATGAAACCGAAACGAAATACGTTACCGCCCAACAAACCATTTATCACAGCCAGAAATATCCTTCGCACATTCTGCTGCCGGTGATTCCGGAACCATGAGCCGCAGCCAGTTTAGTGCGTAGGAAACTGTTCAAGTAAAACAGAGCGGATCAAAAATACAGAATCGTCCGCAACGCTCTTTAAATAGAACGACAGGCAGGGCGATCGCGATGTATGACTGCGAAATCAGCCGTATCGTGCCATGTCTTCAGTGATATTCTTGAGACCTGACATGTCCTCTTCCTCAAAACTCTCTGCCGGCGAACTGCCGCTGCTTGATTTATCTGAAGCCAGCCGGGCGGTGCAGAAAAAAGAAGTTTCTCCTGTTGAACTCACTGAAGCCTGCCTTGAACGAATCGAAAAGCTCAATCCCAGGCTGAACGCTTTCATCACTGTCACCGGCACCGCAGCGTTGGAAGATGCCCGCAAAGCTGAAGCTGAGATCGCCCGTGGAGAATGGAAAGGGCCGCTGCATGGCATTCCACTCGCTGTAAAAGACCTGATCGAAACTGCCGGAGTAAAAACCACCGCTGTCAGCGCTGTGCTGCAAGACAATGTTCCAAACTCGGACGCTGAAGTTATTCGCCGCTTGAAATCTGCCGGCGCAATCCTGCTGGGCAAACTCAACCTGCACGAATTCGCTTACGGTGGCAGCGGCGTAATTGGCCACTTTGGCCCAGCGCGCAATCCGTGGAACACCGCGCACGTTACTGGCGGATCATCTTCCGGCTCGGCTGCGGCCGTGGCAGCATGCCTTTGCTACGGAGCCATTGGAACAGATACGGCGGGCTCCATCCGCCTGCCTGCCGCCTGCTGTGGAATCACCGGACTAAAACCGACGTATGGACTGGTAAGCGCGCGCGGCGTGATTCCTCTTTCCTGGTCGCTTGATCATGTTGGTCCCATGGCGCGTACCGCCGCCGACGCTGCGTTGATGCTTCAGGCCGTCGCCGCTTATGACGCGCAGGACGTTGGTAGCCAGAAGTTTCCTCCTGTTTATTATCCGTCTGCCATTGAAGAGAGCACTGCCGCACTGCGCCTTGGCATTGCGCGGGAGTTCTGGAATGAAGTCGATGGAGAAATTGCCAGCGCAGTCAACTCTGCCGCAGACACGCTCGCCAAAATAACGGCCGGCGCGCAAGACATTGAACTATCCACAGAAACAGATCGCACGCTCGTCCGTTGTGAAGCCTATGCGTACCATCAGAAATATCTGCCGGGAAATGAAAAAGATTACGATCCGGAAACCCTGAGGCGCATCCGCAGCGGGGCCGACGTAACCGCGCCGCAATATATCCAGGCACAGCGCGAATTGTTGCAGCAGCGTCGCCAGATATTGCAGATATTTGAAAGCGTCGATCTCATCTTGACCCCAACGACACCCCTGCTGGCGCCAACCTTCAGCGAACTTCAGGCCGCGCCTGACCAGCTTCGCAATAAAGAGATGATCATGTTGCGAAATACGCGGCCTTTCAACGTCTATGGACTTCCATCGATTTCATTGAGCTGCGGCTTCTCAAAATCTGGTTTGCCAATTGGACTGCAAATCATCGGAGCGCCCGGAGCTGAAGGTTCGGTGCTGGCGCTGGCGCATGCCTACCAAAAACAGACCGATTGGCATAAGCAAAAGCCTCTCGTTGAATAGCGCTTAAAAATTATAAATCCTCACTCTGCGTTCACGATCTCGCGTTTGACCGCATATAAACGCGCTGCTATATTGGATTTGCGGGGTGGAGCAGCCTGGTAGCTCGTTGGGCTCATAACCCAAAGGTCGGTGGTTCAAATCCACCCCCCGCAACCAACCGAATCAATCACTTACATTGAATCGTCAAAATCGCGAGGGAACGGATTTCGTTCCCCTGTTCTATTTCCGCTCGTTCGGTTAATGAATCGTTGCTCTTGATGCTGCTTTCATGCTCTCGGGCAGCAGTCTGCCGGCCACCAGCGTATTGGCCTGGCGTTTGGTTTTTTCGTAAGCAGTACCGTAGTGGTTCATGGTCGTTCTCACGTCCGAGTGGCGCATCAGCTTCTGCTGCACACCAATCGGAGTTCCCTCGTCGTCGAGGATTGTCCGGTAAGTATGCCGGAAGGCATACCATCCGAGATTTGGGATGCCAATCGTCTGCCCTGCAGGGTGCAGATGATCGTCTCTCAGCGAATCGGCATGGAACGGCCTGCCGGTATCGACGTTTGGAAAGAGCCAATGATCAGCAGAATCAGGACATTGCTCCTTCCACCGCAGCAGAAGAGCTAGGACATCAGGATCAAGCGCGATCTCATCCTCTGAGTCCGGTGTCTTCGTGGCTTCCACATGCAGCCCGGTGATAGAACGTGATACCGCCAACACACCGCGGTCCACGTCCAGATCAGGCCACTGCAACCCCAGAAACTCGCTCGGTCGTAGCCCAAGGCAGCACGCGAGTGTCATCATGAGCTGTAGCCGGAGATCGGCATCGCCCAGCAGTATTTGGAACGGTTCTGGAGTAAGCACCTGCTTTTTGCGCACTCGCTGACGAAATCCACGAATCTCGACAAACAACATCGGATTTCGCTGGAACTCGATCAGTTTGCATTTCATGGCAAATTCAAAAAGCCGATGCATCTGGGCTTTGATATGTAATTTTGTTTTTTTGGCAATTGCAAAGCTGTTGATTCTCCGCTGTACTTCCAGCGGATCGATATTGGCGATTGCCTGATCACCCCAGTTCGGAATGATGTGGCAGTTAAGGCGGGACAGGTAGGCGGCGCGCGTCGAATGCCGCACGTCCAGTGATTCTACCTTGTAACGCTCGATGAGATTTGAGAGCGTTACCCCTCGATCTTGCTCCATCAGGGTATACCGCTTCTTTTGCGAGACTGCCCAGGCGTGTTTTTCCGTAGGCAGCTCAGTTACAGGCCCAATGATCACACTCGAATTGCGATCGATGCCCATAGCATCAGGAACTCTGCGACGCCAAACCCAGACATCCGGACCGCGTTTTCGAGGCTTTCTATGCATAGACCCAACTTTGTCAGATGTACGCTTCAAGAAACTGTCTCCTCATGAAGCGCACGGATGGCTGCCACAGTTTACACCCAGCCCGCGAATGTGCGCGGACAGTTCTGAAATGAAGAATAGCCAACGATTGCGTCGACCGTTTGTCACTGGGTGAGCCGGTATGACTCCTTTCCGTGCCAGGGCAAGGACGGTGGATCGAGAGACTCTC
This sequence is a window from Terriglobia bacterium. Protein-coding genes within it:
- a CDS encoding ABC transporter ATP-binding protein, whose translation is MASSGQTLINLENVTKIFYTDEVETHALSGIHLDIKKGEYVAIAGPSGCGKSTLLSIIGLLDSPTDGSYILNNRPVQGLDFSDRARIRNQEIGFIFQSFNLIGDLTVYENVELPLTYRSMSSPERKKRVQEALEKVGMAHRMRHYPSQLSGGQQQRVAVARALGGSPSILLADEPTGNLDSRNGEAVMDLLQSLHREGATICMVTHDARFAKHAERTIHLFDGKVVEETEAAQQTAEMA
- a CDS encoding HlyD family efflux transporter periplasmic adaptor subunit; translated protein: MDIVRDESVKKRKRQKQGAMIVVAVIAILGATLGVSRLKPALQGVDAGTIWPDTVKRGSMLRQVRGLGSLVPIPDDVRLIPAETDVRVERIVILPGTPVKADSVIMELSNPQVEQEALNADLDLRSAEAEYHNTKAKIDSDLASLRSGAATVEADYENAKRDADQNRELKKIGVVSDSVLKASLSKEKELATRYKIEQDRIAESTKAIETQLAVQQATIDQKKALAQLKHRQKDALKVRAGIPGVLQEVPVQVGQRATQGTILAKVVQPEHLQAELKIPETQAKDIIIGQKAEIDTHNGVVDGTVSRIDPAVQAGTVTVDVKLDGPPPKGARPDLSVDGTITQEKLENVLYVGRPAFGQEKSTVGMFKLDPDEKTATRVKVELGRSSVNTIEIVGGLKEGDKVILSDMSRYDNQDRIKLEK
- a CDS encoding histone deacetylase, which codes for MEKNTSRPRIFSTDQYKITLPEGHKFPVLKYGMLRQMVEKEGLFQLEQSPLADPETVSLAHDPDYVTQFTAGTLPPAAMRRIGLPWSEVFVNRALASVGGTVSASLSALEHGWGATLGGGTHHAFRSEGAGFCVFNDIAVAIQLLRKRGLIRRASVIDLDVHQGDGTAEIFQDDPDVFTLSIHGESNFPFRKKKSRLDVPLPDGVEDAAYLRHLDEVLPAAFGFKPDIVFYQSGVDPLASDVLGRLSLTHEGLIARDRRVFSAALSFGAPFVLTSGGGYSRPIERSAVAHANTYRTAWEMFSPTLK
- a CDS encoding CocE/NonD family hydrolase; translated protein: MRTKIALLFLAIICLGNQDLLAQPSAMASPTLALSMPVVSQSAPSDSHSIVGDWNGELDVQGQKLRLVLHFKKNSDGKLLGAIDSLDQGANGIPVSSVDQTGDNVRLDLAGIAAGYEGKLNSERTEITGEWKQGGNALPLIFKRAGDKTADQKTPKGLPATLAGFEDQANFSLVVNEEHLGSMQSTWKKDGSFESHAAISLAGQKAEVTTRIVPEADGRWKTITLESAVGTIMLKREGSSVTRTFKDKTTTLETREGVVIFENNSPALVSQAIRAYDRSKGGTQKLPLLVLPGKDVEVTLEAKETAEHAIAGKDLTLTKFLYGLPGLDLFVWADSAAKVYLIEVPAQKAAFVREGYEALRKAEAADPSLSAAKYEVAIDRSVAVPMRDGVKLVADIYRPQGLEKAPIILVRTPYKKEMAELQARFYARRGYIYAVQDCRGRFGSGGVWEPFVNEAKDGYDTIEWLAKQPFSDGKVGMIGGSYLGWVQWWAASEHPPHLVTMIPNVAPPDPFYNVPYEYGAFFLEGAIWWADILESGATADISGVAMSKIGEKKYSKLLRALPVIDLDKSVLGKENPYWRKWIQHPNNDEYWKPANFLDRLKDVNIPVFHQSGWFDGDGIGTKLNYLKMESYKHPSQKLTIGPWGHTDTAGRMIGERDFGEKAIIDLQRDYLRWFDHWLKGVDNGIEKEPLVSLFVMGSNKWLHGQTYPLEVTKPQKLYLSSSGNANTAKGDGRLSFEAPAANAKPDHFAYDPGDPTPDPRAYEESKDDAKKTRSVDERKKEAQGYHQKTIDERKDILVYVTAPLTKPLTFAGPISAVLYAASSAQDTDWFISMSEVDKDGKIFPLGIGKIRARFRKSMSAPQLLKPGEVNEYTLDLWHTGITISEGSRLRIEVSSALFPFFSRNLNTGGHNETETKYVTAQQTIYHSQKYPSHILLPVIPEP
- a CDS encoding amidase, with protein sequence MSSSSKLSAGELPLLDLSEASRAVQKKEVSPVELTEACLERIEKLNPRLNAFITVTGTAALEDARKAEAEIARGEWKGPLHGIPLAVKDLIETAGVKTTAVSAVLQDNVPNSDAEVIRRLKSAGAILLGKLNLHEFAYGGSGVIGHFGPARNPWNTAHVTGGSSSGSAAAVAACLCYGAIGTDTAGSIRLPAACCGITGLKPTYGLVSARGVIPLSWSLDHVGPMARTAADAALMLQAVAAYDAQDVGSQKFPPVYYPSAIEESTAALRLGIAREFWNEVDGEIASAVNSAADTLAKITAGAQDIELSTETDRTLVRCEAYAYHQKYLPGNEKDYDPETLRRIRSGADVTAPQYIQAQRELLQQRRQILQIFESVDLILTPTTPLLAPTFSELQAAPDQLRNKEMIMLRNTRPFNVYGLPSISLSCGFSKSGLPIGLQIIGAPGAEGSVLALAHAYQKQTDWHKQKPLVE
- a CDS encoding site-specific integrase, which encodes MGIDRNSSVIIGPVTELPTEKHAWAVSQKKRYTLMEQDRGVTLSNLIERYKVESLDVRHSTRAAYLSRLNCHIIPNWGDQAIANIDPLEVQRRINSFAIAKKTKLHIKAQMHRLFEFAMKCKLIEFQRNPMLFVEIRGFRQRVRKKQVLTPEPFQILLGDADLRLQLMMTLACCLGLRPSEFLGLQWPDLDVDRGVLAVSRSITGLHVEATKTPDSEDEIALDPDVLALLLRWKEQCPDSADHWLFPNVDTGRPFHADSLRDDHLHPAGQTIGIPNLGWYAFRHTYRTILDDEGTPIGVQQKLMRHSDVRTTMNHYGTAYEKTKRQANTLVAGRLLPESMKAASRATIH
- a CDS encoding helix-turn-helix domain-containing protein, producing MNRSTARQGGMPDACAGTEKLSNTPAQALVANSSEAPAENPVGPEQAAEFLRVSRSTVLALARKGVIPAHPVTNGRRNRWLFFISELSAHIRGLGVNCGSHPCAS